Proteins encoded within one genomic window of Pristis pectinata isolate sPriPec2 chromosome 5, sPriPec2.1.pri, whole genome shotgun sequence:
- the fam8a1b gene encoding protein FAM8A1 isoform X1 — MANRRGGGRLGGGSCFPAQGLGGSSRAAAGAGEYCRRVQEWLWQYYGYVQWQSWMMMVAPLPPYYPFPAVAGGATAARQGEGAEAAAVPGANNTYGPFSLYAPYFGAPAVAQAPGEQPPLQQEVTTASANGVRLPAADAPQQAGNVHPGGREYTIPSLMHRFLAEMVDFLILFLLKAIVVLTVMHICGIKDLSKFALNYIIEEIDEDTSLEDLQKMMAVALMYRLLVCFYEIVCLWGVGGATPGKFLLGLRVVSCDSSVLVAPNRVLVVPAQNVSISSSAIRALIKNFSIAFFFPAFVTLLFFQHNRTAYDIVAGTIVVKRNGVR, encoded by the exons ATGGCGAACCGGCGCGGTGGAGGGAGGCTCGGGGGTGGCTCTTGCTTCCCTGCGCAGGGCCTGGGTGGCAGCAGCCGCGCAGCCGCCGGCGCTGGGGAATATTGCAGGCGAGTGCAGGAGTGGTTGTGGCAGTATTACGGCTACGTGCAATGGCAGAGCTGGATGATGATGGTGGCCCCGCTGCCTCCTTACTACCCTTTCCCCGCCGTCGCCGGCGGCGCGACTGCAGccaggcagggtgaaggagccgagGCCGCAGCCGTACCCGGGGCCAACAACACCTACGGCCCCTTCTCGCTCTACGCGCCCTACTTCGGGGCTCCTGCAGTGGCGCAGGCTCCGGGCGAACAGCCTCCACTACAGCAGGAGGTTACAACAGCTTCGGCCAACGGCGTCAGGCTGCCAGCCGCCGATGCACCACAACAGGCGGGGAACGTTCACCCGGGAG GACGTGAATATACCATCCCCTCACTGATGCATCGATTCCTTGCAGAAATGGTGGATTTTCTAATCCTGTTCCTGCTGAAAGCTATTGTGGTGCTGACAGTAATGCACATTTGTGGGATCAA AGATCTTTCTAAGTTTGCGCTTAATTATATAATTGAAGAAATTGATGAAGACACCTCTCTAGAAGACCTTCAGAAAATGATGGCTGTTGCACTGATGTACAGACTGTTGGTTTGTTTCTATGAG ATTGTCTGCCTGTGGGGAGTTGGCGGGGCTACACCTGGCAAGTTTCTGCTGGGGTTACGAGTCGTTTCCTGTGACAGCTCAGTGCTAGTTGCTCCTAATCGGGTGTTGGTTGTCCCGGCACAAAACGTCAGCATCTCATC GTCTGCAATAAGAGCATTGATCAAGAATTTTTCAATTGCCTTCTTTTTCCCAGCCTTTGTTACATTGCTGTTCTTTCAACATAATCGCACTGCCTATGATATTGTAGCTGGGACTATTGTAGTCAAGCGAAATGGAGTGAGATGA
- the fam8a1b gene encoding protein FAM8A1 isoform X3: MANRRGGGRLGGGSCFPAQGLGGSSRAAAGAGEYCRRVQEWLWQYYGYVQWQSWMMMVAPLPPYYPFPAVAGGATAARQGEGAEAAAVPGANNTYGPFSLYAPYFGAPAVAQAPGEQPPLQQEVTTASANGVRLPAADAPQQAGNVHPGGREYTIPSLMHRFLAEMVDFLILFLLKAIVVLTVMHICGIKDLSKFALNYIIEEIDEDTSLEDLQKMMAVALMYRLLVCFYEIVCLWGVGGATPGKFLLGLRVVSCDSSVLVAPNRVLVVPAQNVSISSLCYIAVLST, encoded by the exons ATGGCGAACCGGCGCGGTGGAGGGAGGCTCGGGGGTGGCTCTTGCTTCCCTGCGCAGGGCCTGGGTGGCAGCAGCCGCGCAGCCGCCGGCGCTGGGGAATATTGCAGGCGAGTGCAGGAGTGGTTGTGGCAGTATTACGGCTACGTGCAATGGCAGAGCTGGATGATGATGGTGGCCCCGCTGCCTCCTTACTACCCTTTCCCCGCCGTCGCCGGCGGCGCGACTGCAGccaggcagggtgaaggagccgagGCCGCAGCCGTACCCGGGGCCAACAACACCTACGGCCCCTTCTCGCTCTACGCGCCCTACTTCGGGGCTCCTGCAGTGGCGCAGGCTCCGGGCGAACAGCCTCCACTACAGCAGGAGGTTACAACAGCTTCGGCCAACGGCGTCAGGCTGCCAGCCGCCGATGCACCACAACAGGCGGGGAACGTTCACCCGGGAG GACGTGAATATACCATCCCCTCACTGATGCATCGATTCCTTGCAGAAATGGTGGATTTTCTAATCCTGTTCCTGCTGAAAGCTATTGTGGTGCTGACAGTAATGCACATTTGTGGGATCAA AGATCTTTCTAAGTTTGCGCTTAATTATATAATTGAAGAAATTGATGAAGACACCTCTCTAGAAGACCTTCAGAAAATGATGGCTGTTGCACTGATGTACAGACTGTTGGTTTGTTTCTATGAG ATTGTCTGCCTGTGGGGAGTTGGCGGGGCTACACCTGGCAAGTTTCTGCTGGGGTTACGAGTCGTTTCCTGTGACAGCTCAGTGCTAGTTGCTCCTAATCGGGTGTTGGTTGTCCCGGCACAAAACGTCAGCATCTCATC CCTTTGTTACATTGCTGTTCTTTCAACATAA
- the fam8a1b gene encoding protein FAM8A1 isoform X2: MANRRGGGRLGGGSCFPAQGLGGSSRAAAGAGEYCRRVQEWLWQYYGYVQWQSWMMMVAPLPPYYPFPAVAGGATAARQGEGAEAAAVPGANNTYGPFSLYAPYFGAPAVAQAPGEQPPLQQEVTTASANGVRLPAADAPQQAGNVHPGGREYTIPSLMHRFLAEMVDFLILFLLKAIVVLTVMHICGIKDLSKFALNYIIEEIDEDTSLEDLQKMMAVALMYRLLVCFYEIVCLWGVGGATPGKFLLGLRVVSCDSSVLVAPNRVLVVPAQNVSISSKWGEENTCC, translated from the exons ATGGCGAACCGGCGCGGTGGAGGGAGGCTCGGGGGTGGCTCTTGCTTCCCTGCGCAGGGCCTGGGTGGCAGCAGCCGCGCAGCCGCCGGCGCTGGGGAATATTGCAGGCGAGTGCAGGAGTGGTTGTGGCAGTATTACGGCTACGTGCAATGGCAGAGCTGGATGATGATGGTGGCCCCGCTGCCTCCTTACTACCCTTTCCCCGCCGTCGCCGGCGGCGCGACTGCAGccaggcagggtgaaggagccgagGCCGCAGCCGTACCCGGGGCCAACAACACCTACGGCCCCTTCTCGCTCTACGCGCCCTACTTCGGGGCTCCTGCAGTGGCGCAGGCTCCGGGCGAACAGCCTCCACTACAGCAGGAGGTTACAACAGCTTCGGCCAACGGCGTCAGGCTGCCAGCCGCCGATGCACCACAACAGGCGGGGAACGTTCACCCGGGAG GACGTGAATATACCATCCCCTCACTGATGCATCGATTCCTTGCAGAAATGGTGGATTTTCTAATCCTGTTCCTGCTGAAAGCTATTGTGGTGCTGACAGTAATGCACATTTGTGGGATCAA AGATCTTTCTAAGTTTGCGCTTAATTATATAATTGAAGAAATTGATGAAGACACCTCTCTAGAAGACCTTCAGAAAATGATGGCTGTTGCACTGATGTACAGACTGTTGGTTTGTTTCTATGAG ATTGTCTGCCTGTGGGGAGTTGGCGGGGCTACACCTGGCAAGTTTCTGCTGGGGTTACGAGTCGTTTCCTGTGACAGCTCAGTGCTAGTTGCTCCTAATCGGGTGTTGGTTGTCCCGGCACAAAACGTCAGCATCTCATC AAAATGGGGAGAAGAAAACACCTGTTGCTGA